Proteins from one Mesorhizobium sp. M9A.F.Ca.ET.002.03.1.2 genomic window:
- a CDS encoding Lrp/AsnC family transcriptional regulator, which yields MPLKADLDAIDWKILRELQQDGRMTNVELSGRVGISAPPCLRRVRRLEEIGIIRGYRALLNAPALGMDVVAFCLIGLHHQADAELKTFAERTRGWPIVRDAWMVSGESDFLLHCVASDLGTFQTFVIEELASAPNVDTVRTALTIRRVKDEGLVAFNEVRT from the coding sequence ATGCCGCTCAAAGCCGATCTCGACGCCATCGACTGGAAGATCCTGCGCGAGCTTCAGCAGGACGGGCGCATGACCAATGTCGAGCTGTCCGGCCGCGTCGGCATTTCGGCGCCGCCATGCCTGCGCCGTGTCAGGCGGCTGGAAGAGATCGGCATCATCCGCGGCTACCGCGCCCTGCTCAATGCACCGGCGCTCGGCATGGACGTCGTCGCCTTCTGCCTCATCGGCCTGCATCACCAGGCCGACGCCGAGCTGAAAACCTTCGCCGAACGCACGCGCGGCTGGCCGATCGTGCGCGACGCCTGGATGGTGTCGGGCGAATCCGACTTTTTGCTGCATTGCGTTGCGAGCGACCTTGGCACCTTCCAGACCTTCGTCATCGAGGAGCTGGCCTCGGCGCCGAATGTCGATACGGTGCGCACCGCACTGACCATCCGCCGCGTCAAGGACGAAGGCCTGGTGGCTTTCAACGAAGTGAGAACCTGA
- a CDS encoding HAD family hydrolase has product MADRDAVAKRYPLEELGLWVERIGTAVFPAGTPALFLDRDGTINVDSGYPSDPADIVLRPEMLPVIRTANSVGLPTIVVSNQSGIARGYFGWPDFAAVNARLLVLLEAQGCRIDLMLACAYHSSGTGDLAIADHPMRKPNPGMLLRARDLLGVDISRSIIVGDKADDMEAGRRAGLREGWLVRGRSNRIAGDGAFATRKLMTGNDHRKLCDAIAELGRA; this is encoded by the coding sequence ATGGCTGACAGGGACGCTGTCGCGAAGCGGTATCCGCTCGAAGAGCTCGGTTTGTGGGTCGAACGGATCGGCACCGCGGTTTTTCCAGCTGGCACGCCGGCGCTGTTCCTCGATCGCGACGGCACCATCAATGTCGATTCCGGCTACCCCAGCGATCCGGCCGACATTGTGCTCAGGCCGGAGATGCTGCCGGTGATCCGAACGGCCAACAGTGTCGGCCTTCCTACGATCGTAGTCTCCAACCAGTCAGGCATAGCTCGCGGCTATTTCGGCTGGCCGGATTTCGCCGCAGTCAATGCTCGGCTGCTGGTGCTTCTCGAAGCGCAGGGTTGCCGGATCGATCTGATGCTCGCCTGCGCCTACCATTCGAGCGGGACGGGGGATCTGGCGATAGCTGATCATCCGATGCGCAAGCCCAACCCGGGCATGCTTCTGCGCGCCCGCGATCTGCTGGGCGTGGATATCAGCCGATCGATCATCGTCGGCGACAAGGCCGACGACATGGAAGCTGGACGGCGAGCCGGGCTGCGCGAGGGCTGGCTGGTGCGCGGCAGATCCAATCGGATCGCCGGCGATGGTGCCTTCGCGACGCGCAAGCTGATGACCGGCAACGATCATAGAAAACTCTGCGACGCCATCGCCGAACTCGGCAGGGCTTAA